AGCTTATCCTTCATTACTCCATTTATAACTCTGGTATTTATTAAGTTCTTGTTAGGGGAAGATATAACCTTAATTCAGTTCACTGGCCTTATTATTATACTTCTTGGAACAGCGGTACAATCGATAAAACTAAGAACAAAATATTAGAATAATTTTTGTGTAAAGTTGAGAGACTTCTTGATGCTTGGTTAACGGGCAAAGGAACCCTGGATTTTCTGGAAACATATTATAATACCAGTAAAAATCTACTGGGGTATGTAAATGATGTATTTTTTCAGAACGCTCAGAGAGATGCCATATAACAGGGCCAAAGCGGTCGATTATGCCCACAGATGGGCTTATGGTAGAAATCCATCCTATTATGACTTTGAGCATATTGGAGGAGATTGTACCAACTTTGCTTCACAATGTATATATGCCGGGAGCGGAGTAATGAATTTTACGCCTGTATATGGTTGGTATTATATTGATTCATATAACAGGACACCCTCCTGGACAGGTGTGAATTACTTATATAATTTTCTGGTGGGAAACAAGGGGGTAGGACCTTACGCTGAAGAGGTAGATGTAGAAGACATAAAACCTGGAGATATTATCCAATTATCCTTTGGAGGAGGAATTTTCCACCATTCACCGGTTGTGGTCAGTACAGGATATCCTGTTAAATTAAATAATATCCTGGTTGCCGCTCATACTGATGATGTAGATAACTATCCTTTAGTCAACTATCAGTGGGAAGCTATAAGGTTTCTGAGTATTAAAGGGGTAAGGGTATATAATTAAAGTATGTCATAAGCTGCTAATCCAAGGACTAATATTCCAGAGGATAAAACAAGAGCATACTATAATGCCAATGTATGCTCTTGAATATTAATATATGATCTTGGTAAGTGGTTTAGCTTCTATAACTGGCGTTTATTTTTACATAATCATAGGAAAAGTCGCAAGTCCACATTCTGTCCGCAAATTTACCATTATTGAGCTTTATTAATATTTTAACTTCCTCATTTTTAAGGATTTCCTTGGCTCTTCCTTCATCAAAATTCACAGCTGCGCCGTTTTTGCAAACCATAAGATCCCCTATGAAGATATCTACACGTTCGGGATCGAAATCTGCGCCGGAATAACCTATTGCAGTCATAATTCTTCCCCAGTTGGCATCTTCTCCGAAAATGGCTGTCTTTACAAGAGGTGATTTGGCAACTGCACTTACCGCAGCATATGCATCAGCTTCAGTGGCAGCTCCTTCAACAGATATTTCCACCAGCTTGGTGGCTCCTTCTCCATCTCTTGCAATCATGCGTGACAGAGCTGTACAGGCTGTATTTAGAGCTTCCTTGAAAATTTCATAATCTTTTCCTTCCGTTACGATACCCGGATTGTCTGCCAAACCGTTAGCTAATACAAGGACCATATCACAAACACTGGTATCGCCGTCTACAGATATTCTGTTGAAAGTGCGTGCAACTACTTCCTTTAGGGCTTTATCCAGCAGTTTTCTGGATATATTAATATCAGTTGTAAGAATTCCTATCATGGTAGCCATATTTGGATGTATCATTCCAGAACCCTTTGCCATTCCGCCAAGAGTAACTTTCACACCCTGTATTTCAAATTCTAAAGCTATTTCCTTTGGCATAAGGTCTGTAGTCATAATGGCTTCTTCTGCGTCATGGCCTCCGTCTGGAGTCATGGATGCAACAGCTTCTTCAAGCCCTTTTAATATGGCTTCCTTGTCTAAAGGCTTACCGATAACACCTGTGGAACCAATCAGAATGTTTTCCGGATTACATTCCAGTAGTTCCGCAGCATAAGCTGTAATTTCCTTTGCGTCATTGTATCCTTGTTCTCCTACACAGGCGTTTGCATTACCACTATTTATGATTATAGCATTGACAAAACCAT
This sequence is a window from Clostridiaceae bacterium. Protein-coding genes within it:
- the argJ gene encoding bifunctional glutamate N-acetyltransferase/amino-acid acetyltransferase ArgJ; this encodes MRIIDGGVTAPEGYFATGVACGIKKDGKKDLALICSEDSAAAAGVFTTNKVKGHSLQVTMEHIKNGFVNAIIINSGNANACVGEQGYNDAKEITAYAAELLECNPENILIGSTGVIGKPLDKEAILKGLEEAVASMTPDGGHDAEEAIMTTDLMPKEIALEFEIQGVKVTLGGMAKGSGMIHPNMATMIGILTTDINISRKLLDKALKEVVARTFNRISVDGDTSVCDMVLVLANGLADNPGIVTEGKDYEIFKEALNTACTALSRMIARDGEGATKLVEISVEGAATEADAYAAVSAVAKSPLVKTAIFGEDANWGRIMTAIGYSGADFDPERVDIFIGDLMVCKNGAAVNFDEGRAKEILKNEEVKILIKLNNGKFADRMWTCDFSYDYVKINASYRS
- a CDS encoding amidase domain-containing protein, translating into MYFFRTLREMPYNRAKAVDYAHRWAYGRNPSYYDFEHIGGDCTNFASQCIYAGSGVMNFTPVYGWYYIDSYNRTPSWTGVNYLYNFLVGNKGVGPYAEEVDVEDIKPGDIIQLSFGGGIFHHSPVVVSTGYPVKLNNILVAAHTDDVDNYPLVNYQWEAIRFLSIKGVRVYN